The genomic region TTTAGACAAGTCTTTCCTCTTTACTTTTTAAAACTCTTCAGGGTGGGGATTTAGTGTTCAGGTATCTGTGGGGATGCACTGTCATCCAAAGGCAGTCCTGTGCTACAGGAACCAGGATGTGCAGAAATGAGAGGTGGTTCAGTAGGACCAAGACTGTGAAATCAGCTGAGTTCAGCCCTGCTGGAAGGAGCTGATTCTCCACCTGTAAAACTAGACTCACATGACAATTTTTTAGCATATCTCCAGTTCTCACCTTTTAAATCCAAATTGTGTGAAAAAATTCCAGATTTTCATAATTGCTTTCTAAGTTTACAAGCAAGAAAGGAGCTGGAGGCTACAATCAACTAGGCATGTATAAATCAGGTGCTTTGCTTGTGTTTCAGGGTCTTAATTGTCACAAATAACTGATTAAGTGACAAATAATGATTATATTCAGATAAAAATTGGAGTAACAGTTGCTGTCTTACAGAAGGCACCTGGCACTGCAATTACAAACCCCTCAGTGCCAGTGCAGTGTTTGTAATTCTATTTCTGTGATGCCTGaggggctcaggctgtgtcCCCTGCTGGCTACTCACCGTGCTGTCCAACCCCAGTGTGAGCAGCATGAGGAAGAAGATGATGGCAAAGAAGGTGGAAGCTGGCATGTTGGCAATGGCCTCAGCGTAGGTGATGAAGAGCAGGCTGGGTCCTGGAGCAGAGGAATTGGGATCACTGTTAGGACATGCTGTGCACGCTGTCTCCCAGGGGAAAACTCCTCCCCCCAGGCTGCTTTGCCATGTGCAGCTACCACCACATCTGTGAAACTGCAATCTGGCTTTTATATGTGGCATTTACAGGCTAATTTTTTTTAGCTGTACTGTGTAACAGTGCCCAATAAAGTCAGCAACCTGAATAATATACTAAATATTTCTCATCACTTGGGCTGCTCTCGATCTAGAAGTACATATACAAATATATTCTATCTTTGAAGCAGTTTGAGATGTGTATGAAATGTTAACCTACCAGTGTCCTTGGCAACCTCTGAGACATCTTCATTCCTCATCTCAGCCATGTACCCCAGCACGGTGAAGATGACAAACCCAGACACAAAGCTGGTCAAGCAGTTCACGGTGCTGGTGACCAGAGCATCTCTGCAACAGAAGACCTAACTCTCATCAGGGAATCTGCACCTGTAGAAAGGGTTTACAACCCCTTGGTGCACAATCTAGACAGACTCCTAGAAAAATAGGGGAGTACAAGGAAAGAACAAACAGCAGATctgaaagaaagagggaaaaaacccaacaacccaTGGCtactttttcttctcaaatCCATACAGGTGCTGTAACATCAGTCTGACACTGGATTGAATGCTGGCTGTATCCTGATGTTTTAAAAGACTAGGAACTACTATGTGAATATTGAAGAATcgagaattttattttagaagttagaaatagatttttttttcaggcaacaaggaaaaaacataaattgcCTTTCTGCTTGAGACTATGAAGTTATTTCCTAACTGACTGCTGAGATCAAATAACTACAATGTGATGGTTTGGCAGGGGTTTAGTACATTTTGTTGTGGCAGGTTTCTACATTTTAGACCTCTTGCTGTAAAATTAGTAAAAATTATCTTATTTTAAGGTAGGCAACAGAGGAGAAATGCTTGAGATTGCAGGTTCTCTATTACACTTCTGATTTCTGTGTACACAGGTCTGACAATTTAGTGCCTTTCACCAATACCCTGTTCCTTTTACATAAATACCCAcagttatatttttttaactccaTTTTACTTATAGAATAAGGTAGAACTCACTGGTAGCAGTTGTTGTGGAATTTGTTGTAGCTGGAATAAGCCaacaggaccccaaaacctggtcccagggagaaaaaaatctgagctgCTGCATCCACCCAAACCTGAAAAggccaagaaaaaaattacttgaaacAGATTGAATGAGTTTGGCATATTCACAATATCACTTAGGTCTACAAAAGGGTGTTTCACTGGTCTGCCTATGTCCTAGTCCTGGTCTAACAGACCAGCTGCTCTCTCTGTTGAGAGAGCTGTTGAAATATGAATGTTTGGTGTAGAACTGTTGTAGCTGTTGCACTTCTGACAGCATCTTAGATTAATTCAGTCAATTGCCTGTAATCAATTTAACACAAGTTTTGCAGTGTGTAGAGAACTTTATACCCATGATTTTGAAGCCTTCCAAATCTTCCTCCAAATTCTGTGTGCTGTGGAATAGCCCTGTGCTTGGCAATGTGTTCTCCAGGCTATGTAGATTTTTCCTAGATTTATGCAAAATCCATTTGACTGTGTGGATGCAGTTCTGATTCTTGGGGCTCAATTCAGCTTTGCTGTAGCTGTGACAGATGCAAGTGTGATGATCTTGTTATGAAAAGCATGTTGTACTTGAAAAGTGGCCACAGCCCTAATGAGTAATGTTCTAAAGTACAATATCAGCTCTCTTTCTGAAGGTGAAAGTCCTCATTCATTTATTCTCTTTTGATTGAAACATGGAGTTCATTACAACTCATTTCTAATATTCTCTCCCATCATGTGAGGCCGTCCTGTATCACCCAGACAGAGCTCTGTCATCACCCAGCACACAGATTGCAATCTGCTGTCCTCACTCCAGATACATCCAATACAATATCAATGCCCTTTATTGCTTTTTCAGAAGATGTGGCTCCTTATTGGAGATGCTGCTTTATCAGAGACTGGTGTCTTTTCATTTCCTCTTCATTCAAAACTCTCCATatcagctgggcagcagcagactTGCAAACATTGGAAATTTTTAATCTTCATGTTTGTAGTATTTattgctttggggtttttccatCACCCTCCTCACCAGACACTTTCACAAGTAGTGAAGTGAGCACAGCCTTGGGCCTGATGAATTGCTTGTCATCCACAGAGTTCAAGGCTGGATCAGACACTGGAGGGCCTAGGGTTTGTTTGTTAGCTCAGTTTGTCTTCATTCCTGCTTTCCTGTCAAATTTTGGTGGTGTATGCAGGCCTGACTGATTTATTCCTCCTCCACAGGCACTCACATGAGTTCCTGGCCCAGGGTTTAGTTGGTGTCCATGGGTTCATCTGCCAAAGCTTGTTACAGGATGGAGACAGAAGTTTCTGCTCCAGTAACCTGCACTATTTAAATAGTGGCAGCTGTGGACCCTGTAGGGCTGTACTCATCCCCTTAAGCCAAAAATCTGCAGCTCCACCACTTGTTAGGGtttaaaaaatttgcttttctcagTGTGACTCTCACAGGGGAAGGATTTTGTTGCAGTGTAGGAGCACTCACAGTTTCTCATTCAGTGTCAGCCTGGTCACTATTTTCCCAGTGAAAAAGTGTTTGGtcacttgttttcttttaatcagACCACTCATTCTGTTCAACCACTGTATGGGAGCTCTGCCTATAGTTCAAGATAAATTGAGGGTGGACTCTaatctttaaaattctttataaTTATGGAAAGAGCATGAACTCTGGCTTTTAAGTCCATGCTAAGACATCTGTTTAGTCATGCTCTATGCATCTATGGTGATACACACATGGCCAGGCTGAAAGCAAATCTCCCTGTTATAAAGTTCTTTACCTCAGTGGCCAGCAGTTTCTGCCAGTCAGGTTTCAAGTAGTAGAGGACACCTCTCCAAGCCCCAGGCAAAGTTGCACCTCTCACgagcaggatgaagaggatgATGTAAGGGAACGTGGCAGTCACCCAAACCACCTGTGAGGGAACATGGTGAGAGCGTTTGCCATGGGGAGAAAGTTTGCAGGGATAATAAGAATTAGTGAATCATATTGTATATCTTAGCATTTATAGCGTCTTCACATGAAGGTCTGTAAACAGAGAACAGTGGTGTCacttatttttgttctttgttgCTTGGGGTAGCTGTCACTGTACAGCAAGTGCTCCCCAAATACCTCAGCCCATAATCCTGTCATGAAAACAACCTGAGCTGATCCCCTGGCAGTTAATTGGCTCAGGCAGAACAGTCTCAAGACAAGTTGATGTGTCTTGCTTTTGCATTCACCTTGCCAGATGTCTTGACCCCTTTCCAGATGCTGAAGTACACAATGGTGAAGATTAGCAGCAAGCAGAGGGTCAGCTGCCAGCTAATGCCCCCCAGGTCATCCAGCCCATTGGACCTGTGCACCTGCAGAACCTGGCGGCtgcaagaggaaagaaaaacacagtaGAGATACTTTTTAAACAAATTCTTACATTAAATGTGCATTTAACAGTCCCATACTGTGGTCTGATCATTACAAGGAATCTTGAGATCTTGGCAAGCAGCCTTCAAAGTCATGACATTTCggattgattttattttacttaaagGTTTGATATTAACAGCACACCATTGATGGTAAGTGACAGCAGATATTGATTGGGAAAATCTTAAAACACAGAGGATGCACCCTAAGTTACACTCCCCTACAAAAGTCCAGTGATTTGAAGAGGGTGCCATCAAcaagcagccctgctgccctctgGGAAACCTTGCTGGTGTTCCAGCAGTCTGGCTACCACCACCATCCTCACTTACATGCACTTACGTATAAAATTCTTCTGCAGGAGAGATGGAGTGCAGGGACCAGCTGACATTGTCCTTGCTGAAGTAGTTGGTGCAGTTTGCTGTGTTCCAGGGGTTTGTGCAGCTGGTCCAGGGCAGCTCCCCCGTGAAGGAGGAGATGAGGTAGTAAAAAGCCCAAGCCATGATGGTGTTGTAGTAGGAGGCTACGTAAAGATCTATGATACAGATGGCATAGCCAATTCCTGGAGAGGCAGGAAATAATTGCATTCAGTCAGTGTaagttttaggaaaaaaaaaataaaaaagaaaaataattagttaTCACATCAACAACTGTTTGTCTAAGGCAGCTCTGCACGAGGAACACACACCCTCCCAAGTGTTTACAACACTGGCATTTCTTGTGACTTCAGAAATACTCTGATTCCAGCAAAGCATCCTTAATCAAGACAGAACATTCTTATAAAGAGATATTTTCTATGTGTCCCTAAACTTCTGCAATTTAGAAATAGGCACCTTGCAGCCTCAGTAAACAAAAAGACAAGATCAGATCTACAGCACTGGGAGCCAGAGCTAGTGAGGATATAGAACAGTTCCTTTCATTCTTTATAATTTTAGGCTTGGTGAGCCTCTGTCTAATCAATTTGAGTTGCATACTGTATGTGTATACAAGAATACACACACATGTGCAGGTGTACCTGGAATTTTAGGAAAACTTTCTTTGTAAAGCCAAAATCTTGTGTAGAACAAGTCTTACTTGGCTTTatgaaatattcttttttccccctgaaatgTCACCTTTTTAGGAAAATTTTCCAGTTATTCAGAAAGTTCCATTTCCCTTTGGTACCTTTGAATATAGGACATATTTTTCTCCAAATGGAAATACAGCCATTCCTGTGGTACTGTCCTAGTGCTAATTCCATATAGAAGAGAGGAATCCCTCCAAAGAGGGCCATGATTGTGTAAGGAATGAGGAATGCTCCTGCAAGACAGAAAACAGATGATTGCAACTCTTCACAGACTTCTCTTCCAACAGCACCAGCACTCCATAAACAAGAGTTCGTTTTATCCCACGGGGAAAATGCATATTCCCTCCCTAGCCAGCACACCACTGAATTACTGTGGGATTTCTGATAGGAGCAACTACTCAGCAGTGTGAACAAGAAGCAGCACTCAGGCCAAACTTCTCACATTTCTGCAACACAGGATTCACCAAGACTCCACTGACTCTCACAGCTGGGAGATGGGCTACAGataaaattattcatttctCCAATTAAATGCCTTTGTTACATCAGAGAGACGAAAGTCCTCTCTAAGATCTCCTTGATTAGATTTTAGATTTGTATTTTGTCTCTTACGTCAGTGGGTCAAAGACCCAGCCTTCTCACGAGTTGGTTTAGACACGTTAGTTtatcagattttaaaatgctcCTTGGGAAAGGGATTGAGGTGTTGGAGCGTGGGTCTGAACCCACCTGGTCCTCAGCTTCTAGTTGTGCTGTGCAAAACAGCATTTCTGTGATTATCCTAGCCCaatatttgggtttttcagTGAATAATTTCTCCTTGATCTTTTGTcacatataatattttaaaagccacTAAAAATCATCCATTTATAAACCAAGAAATTCAGCACTAAGGAACAATGAACATGAGTGGACACTGACCTCCTCCATTCTGATAGCAGATATAAGGAAATCTCCACACATTCCCCAGATCCACTGCGTATCCAATGACAGAGAGGAGAAAGTCAATTTTTTTACTCCAGGTCTCCCTGTCCTCCAGCTccatcagctgctgctgagcctcGGCCCCGCAGGTGGTGGacgtggtggtggtggtggt from Lonchura striata isolate bLonStr1 chromosome 20, bLonStr1.mat, whole genome shotgun sequence harbors:
- the SLC6A4 gene encoding sodium-dependent serotonin transporter, whose amino-acid sequence is MEKKTTGNEKEPLTSKKDVSDCSKGEDCKENGLLVRNPKSALRLVEDGNKVHPSQGDKGEAAQISNGFSGVQSSVPCNGEVEDAQGTAPAATTTTTTTTSTTCGAEAQQQLMELEDRETWSKKIDFLLSVIGYAVDLGNVWRFPYICYQNGGGAFLIPYTIMALFGGIPLFYMELALGQYHRNGCISIWRKICPIFKGIGYAICIIDLYVASYYNTIMAWAFYYLISSFTGELPWTSCTNPWNTANCTNYFSKDNVSWSLHSISPAEEFYTRQVLQVHRSNGLDDLGGISWQLTLCLLLIFTIVYFSIWKGVKTSGKVVWVTATFPYIILFILLVRGATLPGAWRGVLYYLKPDWQKLLATEVWVDAAAQIFFSLGPGFGVLLAYSSYNKFHNNCYQDALVTSTVNCLTSFVSGFVIFTVLGYMAEMRNEDVSEVAKDTGPSLLFITYAEAIANMPASTFFAIIFFLMLLTLGLDSTFAGLEGVITGVLDEFPHVWGKRRELFVLGLTIVCFLGSLATLTFGGAYVVKLFEEYATGPAVLTVVFLEAVAVSWFYGITQFCNDVKEMLGSAPGWYWRVCWVAISPLFLLFVTCSFLSNPPELKLFDYDYPYWTTVVGYCIGTSSIIFIPIYMVYRLVITPGTLKERILKSITPETATEIPFGDIRMNAV